A stretch of the Arthrobacter stackebrandtii genome encodes the following:
- a CDS encoding helix-turn-helix transcriptional regulator: MPTKIDATERLLNLVIALLGTRRGYSKKQLREKVNGYAPEAATAAAEATLLQSFERMFERDKNTLMELGIPISQTEPDEGDIHEQVLYRIKPEDYQVPQIRLDEDAMSLLAIAANLWAEATLGGAAQSALRKIATRAGTGWYDDDTTSRSRIRTAEPGFEPLWSALRGHHPVTFGYRRAGETASIQRTVQPWGLGSKYGQWYLVAFDLDRGAERHFRLSRITSDVHVLPENYTRPEGFTIAPVLATLGTGNELTARIAVPSGTAHWLRSRPGAAPVADPDWHRDGWDIIETGYREQELMADDVAAMGAAAQVLSPPALRDAVADRLQQAAKAAAAPLPGTLWRRRMADPHARKKDTRDRLIRLLSMVPYLAANPGVAESEVLAEFGITEAEWSKDMDTLNVTGLPGYFHGDLMDVTSEAGQVFIRDAETLASPLRLTQEEACSVLIGLRALSAVPGTAAAAALDSATESVAAVAGQDAWLADAVGLEIMNGTDTATVTALHAAITGARALDITYLVRSRDELSRRTIEPYRLFSVDAAWYVRAWCRESSALRSFRVDHIKSMHDAGERLSPPTSLPAGEPGGGLYHPNPDDVAVELVADTLTARRLGPAYGAGLFDLGEGRVGLRLLVGSTAILPSLMARLGGHAAVVSPESARRETAAWLADAAQGPAHGQSHAYGLTPGDLPSVDG; this comes from the coding sequence CAGCAAGAAGCAGCTGCGCGAAAAGGTCAACGGCTACGCCCCCGAAGCCGCCACCGCCGCTGCCGAGGCCACGCTGCTGCAGTCCTTCGAGCGCATGTTTGAACGTGACAAGAACACCCTCATGGAGCTCGGCATCCCCATCTCCCAGACCGAGCCGGACGAGGGCGACATCCACGAGCAGGTCCTCTATCGGATCAAGCCGGAGGACTACCAGGTGCCGCAGATCCGGCTCGACGAGGACGCCATGTCCCTGCTCGCCATTGCCGCCAACTTGTGGGCCGAGGCAACCCTGGGCGGCGCCGCACAGTCCGCACTGCGCAAGATCGCCACCCGGGCCGGCACCGGCTGGTACGACGACGACACCACCTCCCGCTCCCGCATCCGCACCGCGGAGCCCGGCTTCGAGCCGCTGTGGTCGGCCCTGCGCGGCCACCACCCCGTCACATTCGGCTATCGCCGGGCGGGCGAAACCGCCAGCATCCAACGCACCGTCCAGCCGTGGGGGCTGGGCAGCAAGTACGGCCAGTGGTACCTCGTGGCATTTGACCTGGACCGGGGCGCCGAACGCCACTTCCGGCTCTCCCGCATCACCTCCGACGTCCACGTCCTGCCGGAAAACTACACCCGTCCCGAGGGCTTCACCATCGCCCCCGTGCTGGCCACGCTCGGCACCGGCAACGAACTCACCGCCCGCATCGCCGTCCCGTCCGGCACCGCACACTGGCTGCGCAGCCGTCCAGGAGCCGCACCCGTAGCGGACCCGGACTGGCACCGGGACGGCTGGGACATCATCGAAACCGGCTACCGCGAGCAGGAGCTGATGGCCGACGACGTTGCCGCCATGGGTGCCGCGGCGCAGGTTTTGTCCCCTCCCGCCCTCCGCGACGCCGTGGCGGACAGGCTGCAGCAGGCAGCGAAGGCCGCCGCCGCACCCCTGCCCGGGACCCTGTGGCGCCGGCGAATGGCCGACCCGCACGCCCGGAAAAAAGACACGCGCGACCGCCTCATCCGCCTGCTGTCCATGGTGCCGTACCTCGCGGCCAACCCCGGCGTGGCCGAGTCCGAGGTCCTGGCAGAGTTCGGCATCACCGAGGCCGAGTGGTCGAAGGACATGGACACGCTCAACGTCACGGGCCTGCCCGGCTACTTCCACGGCGACCTCATGGACGTGACGTCGGAGGCCGGGCAGGTGTTCATCCGCGACGCGGAAACCCTCGCCAGCCCGCTCCGCCTGACGCAGGAGGAAGCCTGCTCGGTGCTGATCGGGCTGCGGGCCCTCTCCGCCGTGCCCGGCACCGCAGCCGCCGCCGCCCTCGACTCCGCCACAGAGTCGGTTGCGGCCGTGGCGGGGCAGGACGCCTGGCTGGCGGACGCCGTCGGGCTTGAGATCATGAACGGCACCGACACCGCCACCGTCACCGCGCTGCACGCCGCCATTACCGGCGCCCGCGCCCTGGACATCACCTACCTGGTGCGCAGCCGCGACGAGCTCAGCCGCCGCACCATCGAGCCGTACCGGCTGTTCTCCGTGGATGCGGCCTGGTATGTGCGCGCCTGGTGCCGCGAATCATCGGCGCTGCGCAGCTTCCGGGTGGACCACATCAAGTCCATGCACGACGCAGGGGAGCGGCTGAGCCCTCCGACCAGCCTTCCGGCGGGGGAGCCGGGCGGCGGCCTGTACCACCCAAACCCGGATGACGTGGCGGTGGAGCTGGTGGCCGACACCTTGACCGCACGCCGCCTGGGCCCCGCCTACGGCGCCGGGCTGTTCGACCTGGGGGAAGGGCGCGTGGGGCTGCGCCTGCTGGTGGGCAGCACCGCCATCCTGCCGTCGCTCATGGCCAGGCTCGGCGGGCATGCCGCTGTCGTGTCGCCGGAGTCCGCACGCCGGGAGACTGCCGCATGGCTGGCCGACGCTGCGCAGGGCCCCGCCCATGGGCAGAGTCACGCTTATGGCTTAACTCCCGGGGATCTTCCCAGCGTGGACGGATAG
- the tatA gene encoding Sec-independent protein translocase subunit TatA: MAIFREPWVLGIIIIVAILLFAAPKLPGMARSLGQSMRIIKSEVKEMKNDGKAEQASAAPTPTPAPAASPAPEAPVEGKIVNDPTQGNASGEGTGTGTGAQS, from the coding sequence GTGGCAATTTTTAGGGAACCGTGGGTTCTTGGCATCATTATTATTGTGGCAATCTTGCTCTTCGCTGCACCAAAGCTCCCGGGCATGGCCCGCAGCCTTGGCCAGTCAATGCGGATCATCAAGTCCGAGGTCAAGGAAATGAAAAACGACGGCAAGGCCGAGCAGGCCTCCGCTGCGCCGACTCCCACACCGGCCCCCGCTGCATCCCCAGCACCCGAAGCACCCGTTGAGGGCAAGATCGTCAACGATCCCACACAGGGCAATGCCTCGGGCGAAGGTACCGGAACCGGTACCGGCGCTCAGTCATAG
- the tatC gene encoding twin-arginine translocase subunit TatC yields the protein MPLKAHLIEARNRLFKSALAMIPGVVLGWIIYDPLLFAVTQPLRDISESRGIVAALNFPGVASSFDLKLQVSLILGLVIASPVWIYQLWAFITPGLTKKERHYTLSYMFASVPLFLAGIYAGWLIWPNIVKALTSFTPAETDSANLMQAMDYLQFALQLMLFMGVAFLVPVLLFALNAIGLVRGKTYLKAWRFTILGVTIVSAMAAPGSDVMSMFFLAAPLLVLYFGAIGLCILNDKRKDRRDAKKVKESEANADVATPSTDLEKL from the coding sequence ATGCCGCTCAAGGCGCACCTGATTGAGGCACGCAACCGCCTCTTTAAGAGTGCCTTGGCAATGATTCCGGGCGTTGTCCTTGGCTGGATCATCTACGACCCGCTTTTGTTTGCGGTCACGCAGCCTCTGCGTGACATCAGTGAATCACGTGGCATTGTTGCGGCGCTGAACTTTCCGGGCGTAGCGTCGTCCTTCGACCTAAAGCTCCAGGTCTCACTGATCTTGGGACTGGTCATCGCGTCGCCGGTCTGGATCTACCAGCTGTGGGCGTTCATCACGCCCGGGCTGACCAAGAAGGAACGGCACTACACGCTCTCCTACATGTTTGCGTCGGTGCCGCTGTTCCTGGCCGGCATTTATGCCGGCTGGCTCATCTGGCCCAACATCGTGAAGGCGTTGACTTCCTTTACGCCGGCGGAGACTGACAGCGCCAACCTGATGCAGGCCATGGACTACCTTCAGTTTGCCTTGCAGTTGATGCTGTTCATGGGCGTGGCCTTCCTGGTGCCGGTGCTGCTGTTCGCCTTGAACGCCATCGGCCTGGTGCGGGGCAAGACCTACCTCAAGGCCTGGCGTTTCACCATCCTGGGTGTCACCATCGTCTCCGCGATGGCGGCCCCGGGGTCGGATGTCATGAGCATGTTCTTCCTTGCGGCACCGCTGCTGGTCCTGTACTTCGGCGCCATTGGACTGTGCATCCTCAATGACAAGCGCAAGGACCGCCGGGACGCGAAGAAGGTCAAGGAATCCGAGGCCAACGCGGATGTGGCGACACCCTCAACCGACCTCGAGAAGCTTTAG
- a CDS encoding DEAD/DEAH box helicase, which translates to MPNSEMRSPSERYLEAKQRLQDQGSELAAFATTLAFELDAFQDTACRAVEAGRGVLLAAPTGAGKTIVGEFAVYLALQNGHKAFYTTPIKALSNQKFQELSDKYGAHNVGLLTGDTSINSEAPVVVMTTEVLRNMLYADSDTLTGLAYVVMDEVHYLADRTRGAVWEEVIIHLPSEVAVISLSATVSNAEEFGAWLGTVRGDTAVVVSEHRPVPLWQHVMVRRDLVDLFAENVAFDEAAPDPGSSGSPTTRSNKTPKINGELLKLARSESVSTGRGSGYGRRGGRGSRDDRGRDDGRNSRGGDRGGSQGWARPASRPQVIRALESQNLLPAITFIFSRAACDAAVQQCAAAGLWLTTRAEQDEIARRVDAACAELPDSDREVLGFWGWRDGLLRGLAAHHAGLLPGFKEVVEDLFADGLVRAVFATETLALGINMPARTVVLEKLEKFNGEAHVGITAGEYTQLTGRAGRRGIDVEGHAVVLWQPGTDPAAVGGLASRRTYPLNSSFRPTYNMSINLVAQFGRDRTRAILESSFAQFQADRSVVDLAKQVRSREESLAGYEKAMTCHLGDFNEYAKLRRELSDHESGASKSKAKQRREAIAHSVAALRAGDVIEVGGGRKAGYAVVLDDDQHSRAPRPGILGLDKEYRRLGLHDLTGPVEPLAQVRVPKGFNPKVPKDKRNLLAAVQAKLDAGVARPGRSSGFSFTDSGEEEGIARLRRQLRAHPCHGCSEREDHARWSERWWTLRKETDGIVRAIQSRTNTIARTFDRVIDLLAGYGFVVADDAGVLRPSADGQRLRRVYGDKDLLIALALRQGSFTDLSPEELAAFTTTLVYQSKRDAEGARPRMPSVSLEQSVEDVIVLWSRLQDAEESHRLPLTGEPELGLVWPMFKWAQGRSLHDALNGTDLAAGDFVRWTKQVIDLLGQLSQVPSLPAGFAGACHKAMDLVRRGVVSYSTVIDEEPDPDELPADEAPPQLAGLEIAVNPVAD; encoded by the coding sequence ATGCCGAACTCTGAAATGCGCAGTCCTTCCGAACGCTACCTGGAAGCCAAGCAGCGCCTCCAGGACCAGGGCAGTGAACTTGCCGCTTTCGCCACAACCCTGGCTTTCGAGCTGGATGCTTTTCAAGACACCGCGTGCCGGGCCGTTGAGGCCGGCCGCGGTGTTTTGCTTGCCGCGCCCACCGGGGCGGGAAAGACCATTGTCGGCGAATTCGCCGTCTACCTTGCACTGCAGAACGGCCACAAGGCCTTCTACACCACCCCCATCAAGGCGCTGAGCAACCAAAAATTCCAGGAACTCAGCGACAAGTACGGCGCCCACAACGTGGGCCTGCTGACCGGCGACACCAGCATCAACTCCGAGGCGCCCGTGGTGGTCATGACCACCGAGGTGCTGCGCAACATGCTCTACGCGGATTCGGACACCCTCACCGGCCTGGCCTACGTGGTCATGGACGAAGTCCACTACCTGGCCGATCGCACTCGCGGCGCCGTGTGGGAGGAAGTCATCATCCACCTGCCCAGCGAAGTTGCCGTGATTTCGCTCAGCGCGACCGTTTCAAACGCCGAGGAATTCGGCGCCTGGCTGGGGACCGTGCGCGGCGACACTGCCGTGGTGGTGTCCGAACACCGGCCCGTGCCGTTGTGGCAGCATGTCATGGTCCGCCGCGACCTTGTGGACTTGTTCGCCGAGAATGTGGCCTTTGACGAGGCCGCCCCCGATCCCGGATCGTCCGGTTCACCCACAACCCGCAGCAACAAGACGCCGAAAATCAACGGCGAACTGCTCAAGCTGGCGCGCAGTGAGTCTGTCTCCACCGGCAGGGGATCCGGCTACGGGCGCCGGGGCGGACGCGGCAGCCGCGACGACCGCGGCCGGGACGACGGCCGCAACAGCCGCGGGGGAGACCGCGGGGGATCCCAGGGCTGGGCCCGCCCGGCCTCACGCCCCCAGGTCATCCGCGCCCTGGAAAGCCAGAACCTGCTCCCGGCCATCACCTTCATCTTTTCCCGCGCCGCCTGCGACGCCGCCGTGCAACAGTGCGCCGCGGCGGGCCTGTGGCTGACCACGCGCGCCGAGCAGGACGAAATCGCCCGCCGCGTGGACGCCGCCTGCGCCGAGCTGCCTGATTCCGACCGGGAAGTGCTGGGCTTCTGGGGCTGGCGCGACGGACTGCTGCGCGGGCTCGCCGCCCACCATGCAGGTTTGCTGCCCGGATTCAAGGAGGTCGTGGAGGACCTCTTCGCCGACGGACTGGTCCGCGCCGTGTTCGCCACGGAGACCCTGGCCCTGGGCATCAACATGCCCGCGCGCACTGTGGTGCTGGAGAAATTGGAAAAGTTCAACGGCGAAGCCCATGTGGGCATCACCGCGGGGGAGTACACGCAGCTGACCGGCCGGGCCGGGCGGCGCGGCATCGACGTCGAGGGCCACGCGGTGGTGCTGTGGCAGCCCGGAACCGACCCCGCCGCGGTCGGCGGGCTGGCCTCCCGGCGTACGTACCCGCTCAACTCCAGCTTCCGCCCCACCTACAACATGAGCATCAACCTTGTGGCCCAGTTCGGCCGTGACCGCACCAGGGCCATCCTGGAATCCTCCTTCGCCCAGTTCCAGGCCGACCGGTCAGTGGTGGACCTGGCGAAACAGGTCCGCTCCCGCGAGGAGTCCCTGGCCGGCTACGAAAAGGCCATGACGTGCCACCTGGGCGATTTCAACGAGTACGCCAAGCTGCGCCGCGAACTTTCCGACCACGAATCCGGGGCGTCCAAGTCCAAGGCGAAGCAGCGCCGGGAGGCGATCGCGCACTCGGTGGCCGCGCTCCGTGCCGGGGACGTGATCGAGGTGGGCGGCGGGCGCAAGGCGGGGTACGCCGTCGTGCTTGACGACGACCAGCATTCACGCGCGCCCCGCCCCGGCATCCTCGGCCTGGACAAGGAATACCGGCGGCTGGGCCTGCACGACCTCACCGGCCCCGTCGAACCGCTGGCGCAGGTGCGGGTGCCGAAGGGATTCAACCCCAAGGTGCCCAAGGACAAGAGGAACCTGCTGGCTGCCGTCCAGGCGAAGCTGGATGCCGGCGTGGCGCGTCCGGGCCGTTCCTCAGGGTTCAGCTTCACCGATTCCGGCGAGGAGGAGGGCATCGCCCGGCTCCGGCGGCAGCTTCGCGCCCACCCCTGCCACGGCTGCAGCGAACGTGAAGACCACGCCCGCTGGTCGGAGCGCTGGTGGACGCTGCGCAAGGAGACGGACGGGATTGTCCGGGCCATCCAGTCACGCACCAACACCATTGCACGCACCTTTGACCGGGTGATCGACCTGCTCGCGGGCTACGGCTTCGTTGTCGCGGACGACGCCGGTGTGCTGCGTCCCAGCGCCGACGGGCAACGGCTGCGGCGCGTGTACGGCGACAAGGACCTGCTGATTGCCCTTGCCCTGCGCCAGGGCTCCTTCACGGACTTGTCGCCGGAGGAGCTGGCGGCCTTTACCACCACGCTGGTGTACCAGTCCAAGCGCGACGCCGAGGGGGCGCGCCCGCGCATGCCAAGTGTCAGCCTGGAACAGTCGGTGGAGGATGTCATTGTGCTGTGGTCCCGGTTGCAGGATGCGGAGGAGTCGCACCGGCTGCCGCTGACGGGGGAGCCCGAACTGGGCCTGGTGTGGCCCATGTTCAAGTGGGCGCAGGGCCGCAGCCTGCACGACGCGCTCAACGGCACCGACCTGGCCGCCGGGGACTTTGTGCGCTGGACCAAACAGGTGATAGACCTGCTGGGGCAGCTCTCGCAGGTGCCGTCGCTGCCTGCCGGCTTTGCCGGCGCCTGCCACAAGGCCATGGACCTGGTGCGGCGCGGGGTGGTCTCCTACTCCACCGTGATCGACGAGGAGCCGGACCCGGACGAACTGCCCGCCGACGAAGCCCCGCCGCAGCTTGCCGGGTTGGAGATCGCCGTAAATCCCGTGGCGGATTAG
- a CDS encoding amidohydrolase, with amino-acid sequence MSLTLYRNGSVYSAADPFATAMLVDGDVVAWVGSEHAATSLLDSRMTEIDLQGALVAPGFVDSHVHVTETGLALESVDLSGARSARDVLDLVAGAAPLADGADGMVLGHGWDNSGWADTTLPTAVELDNASGGRGVYLARVDVHSALVSGALAQSSGLAALSGWDGSGLVSGAAHTTARGAARNVTPARRRALQERALRHAAANGYVALAEMSAPHVGSVEDLQALMELTAADAPEALPQVLPYWGQLVSNAAEAREVLAGLGVDVLGLAGDLNIDGSLGSRSALLRGPYADDSATSGAAQLTVEQVAAHFAATSELGLTGGFHVIGEGAMDIAVAGLEQAEKMVGIDAIRAAGHRLEHAEMVDAAAMAALAKYSVGVSVQPMFDALWGGADGMYAQRLGAERALGLNPLARFYEAGVPLFFGSDSPVTPLNPWASVRAALNHHEPSSRISARASFIGHTRAGWRAAKSENPFHGQLGAGAPASFAIWDVEQLMVQVADERVQSWSTDPRARTPLLPALDTGSDPVCLQTVHLGRQLYTSGDIRIGA; translated from the coding sequence ATGTCACTGACCCTGTACCGCAACGGTTCCGTTTACAGCGCAGCAGACCCTTTTGCCACGGCCATGCTGGTGGACGGCGACGTCGTGGCGTGGGTGGGGTCCGAGCACGCCGCCACTTCGCTGCTGGATTCACGCATGACGGAGATCGACCTCCAGGGCGCGCTCGTTGCGCCCGGCTTTGTCGATTCACACGTCCACGTCACCGAAACCGGGCTGGCGTTGGAGTCCGTTGACCTTTCAGGGGCACGCAGCGCGCGGGACGTGTTGGACCTGGTGGCGGGTGCCGCGCCGCTGGCCGATGGCGCGGACGGCATGGTGCTGGGCCATGGCTGGGACAACTCCGGCTGGGCCGACACCACGCTGCCCACCGCCGTTGAGCTGGACAACGCCTCCGGGGGCCGCGGCGTGTACCTGGCCCGGGTGGATGTCCATTCGGCGCTGGTATCGGGCGCTTTGGCGCAAAGTTCCGGGCTGGCCGCACTCTCCGGCTGGGACGGAAGCGGGCTGGTGTCCGGTGCGGCGCACACCACTGCGCGCGGGGCTGCACGGAATGTGACGCCCGCGCGTCGTCGTGCCCTGCAGGAGCGGGCCCTGCGGCACGCGGCTGCCAACGGCTACGTGGCCCTGGCGGAGATGAGCGCACCCCACGTGGGGAGCGTGGAGGACCTGCAGGCGCTCATGGAGCTCACCGCGGCGGATGCGCCCGAGGCGCTGCCGCAGGTGCTGCCGTACTGGGGGCAGCTGGTCTCAAACGCGGCGGAGGCCCGGGAAGTGCTGGCCGGGCTGGGCGTGGACGTGCTGGGGCTGGCCGGCGACTTGAACATTGACGGTTCGCTGGGGTCGCGCTCTGCACTGCTGCGCGGGCCGTACGCGGACGATTCCGCAACCTCCGGCGCGGCCCAGCTCACGGTGGAGCAGGTGGCCGCGCACTTTGCCGCAACCTCCGAACTGGGGCTTACCGGCGGCTTTCACGTCATTGGCGAAGGCGCCATGGACATTGCCGTCGCAGGGCTCGAGCAGGCCGAGAAGATGGTGGGAATTGACGCCATCAGGGCTGCCGGACACCGCCTGGAACATGCGGAAATGGTGGACGCGGCGGCCATGGCAGCGCTGGCCAAGTACTCCGTGGGTGTCTCCGTGCAGCCCATGTTTGATGCCCTGTGGGGCGGGGCCGACGGCATGTACGCCCAGCGCCTCGGCGCGGAGAGGGCGCTGGGGCTGAACCCGCTCGCCCGGTTCTATGAGGCCGGCGTGCCGCTGTTCTTCGGCTCTGATTCCCCTGTCACCCCGTTGAACCCCTGGGCGAGCGTCCGGGCGGCGCTGAACCACCACGAGCCGTCGTCGCGCATTTCCGCGCGGGCCTCTTTCATCGGCCACACGCGGGCCGGCTGGCGCGCCGCCAAGTCGGAAAATCCGTTCCACGGCCAGCTCGGCGCAGGCGCCCCGGCAAGCTTCGCCATATGGGACGTCGAGCAGCTCATGGTTCAGGTGGCGGACGAGCGTGTGCAGTCCTGGTCCACGGATCCCCGGGCCCGGACACCCCTGCTGCCCGCCCTGGACACGGGAAGCGATCCGGTCTGCCTGCAGACCGTCCACCTTGGCCGGCAGCTGTACACCAGCGGGGACATCAGGATCGGCGCATAA
- a CDS encoding polyprenol monophosphomannose synthase: MRVLTIIPTYNEIESLPKTLARLRAAVPDSDVLIADDNSPDGTGALADEFAANDPQVHVLHRAGKEGLGAAYLAGFTWGLEAGYDVLVEMDADGSHQPEQLPLLLDGIEQGADLVLGSRWVPGGKVVNWPLHRKLISTCGSIYSRVLLGIPIRDVTGGYRAFRRSTLEALDFDSVESVGYGFQVDMLWRVCQKGLKVVEVPITFVEREFGASKMSGNIVQEAMVNVTKWGLSARWRKLTGRKG, from the coding sequence TTGCGTGTCCTGACCATCATTCCCACCTATAACGAGATTGAGTCACTGCCCAAGACGCTGGCCCGCCTGCGCGCCGCAGTCCCCGACTCGGACGTGTTGATAGCAGACGACAACAGCCCCGACGGCACGGGTGCGCTGGCCGATGAATTCGCCGCCAATGACCCGCAGGTCCATGTCCTGCACCGCGCGGGCAAGGAAGGCCTGGGCGCCGCATACCTGGCGGGCTTCACCTGGGGTCTCGAAGCAGGCTACGACGTGCTGGTGGAAATGGACGCCGACGGCTCCCACCAGCCCGAGCAGCTGCCGCTGCTCCTGGACGGCATTGAGCAGGGCGCAGACCTCGTGCTGGGTTCTCGCTGGGTTCCGGGCGGCAAGGTGGTCAACTGGCCACTGCACCGCAAGCTGATCTCCACCTGCGGCAGCATCTACTCCCGTGTACTGCTGGGCATTCCCATCCGCGACGTCACCGGCGGCTACCGCGCCTTCCGGCGCAGCACCCTGGAGGCACTGGACTTCGATTCCGTTGAGTCCGTGGGCTACGGCTTCCAGGTGGACATGCTTTGGCGTGTCTGCCAGAAGGGCCTGAAGGTGGTGGAGGTGCCCATCACGTTCGTGGAGCGCGAATTTGGTGCCTCCAAGATGAGCGGAAACATTGTCCAGGAGGCCATGGTCAACGTCACCAAGTGGGGACTTTCCGCCCGCTGGAGGAAGCTCACAGGCCGCAAGGGCTAG
- a CDS encoding RNA polymerase-binding protein RbpA: MSDRSLRGMRLGAQSMETESGVEPAPRQRVEYRCADGEQVFVMFSAEAEIPATWTSKTGKEALLVNGEAPDTSNDKPVRTHWDMLLERRSIPELETILADRLTILREKRGEKV; this comes from the coding sequence ATGAGCGATCGCAGCCTGCGTGGCATGCGCCTGGGCGCACAGAGCATGGAAACCGAGTCCGGCGTGGAGCCGGCACCCCGCCAGCGCGTGGAATACCGTTGCGCGGACGGCGAGCAGGTGTTTGTCATGTTCTCAGCCGAGGCTGAGATTCCGGCAACCTGGACGTCCAAGACCGGCAAGGAAGCCCTCCTGGTCAACGGCGAGGCTCCCGACACTTCCAATGACAAGCCGGTGCGCACCCACTGGGACATGCTGCTGGAACGCCGCAGCATCCCCGAGCTGGAAACCATCCTGGCGGACCGCCTGACCATCCTGCGCGAAAAGCGCGGCGAGAAGGTCTAA
- a CDS encoding SPFH domain-containing protein yields MGDGVGAVVWLFVVLVLLIFVVIVLVRSVRIIPQARAGVVERLGKYQRTLNPGLTVLIPFVDRLLPLLDLREQVVSFPPQPVITEDNLVVSIDTVVYFQVTDPRAATYEIANYIQAVEQLTTTTLRNVVGGLNLEEALTSRDQINGQLRGVLDEATGRWGIRVSRVELKAIDPPLSIQDSMEKQMRAERDRRAAILTAEGTKQSAILTAEGERQSSILKAEGDAKAAILRADGESQAIQKVFDAIHKGNPTQKLLAYQYLQTLPKIAEGTSNKLWIIPSEVGDALKGIGNVLGNAVHDGHDDGESADEAGAKPLI; encoded by the coding sequence ATGGGAGACGGAGTCGGCGCAGTCGTCTGGCTGTTTGTTGTTCTGGTCCTGCTGATATTTGTTGTCATCGTCCTGGTCAGGTCTGTGCGGATCATTCCGCAGGCCAGGGCAGGCGTTGTTGAGCGGCTGGGCAAGTACCAGCGCACGCTCAACCCAGGCCTGACGGTGTTGATTCCGTTCGTAGACCGGCTGCTTCCGCTGCTGGACCTGCGCGAACAGGTGGTGTCGTTCCCGCCGCAGCCGGTGATCACGGAAGACAACCTGGTGGTCTCCATCGACACGGTTGTCTACTTCCAGGTGACTGACCCGCGTGCAGCCACGTACGAGATCGCGAACTACATCCAGGCCGTGGAGCAGCTGACGACCACGACGTTGCGCAACGTCGTCGGTGGCCTGAACCTTGAAGAGGCGCTGACCTCTCGTGACCAGATCAACGGCCAACTCCGCGGCGTGCTCGATGAGGCCACCGGCCGCTGGGGCATCCGCGTCAGCCGCGTTGAGCTCAAGGCGATCGATCCGCCACTGTCCATCCAGGATTCCATGGAGAAGCAGATGCGCGCCGAGCGTGACCGCCGTGCCGCGATCCTGACCGCCGAGGGCACCAAGCAGTCGGCCATCCTGACGGCCGAAGGCGAACGCCAGTCCTCGATCCTGAAGGCCGAGGGTGACGCGAAGGCGGCCATCCTCCGCGCCGACGGCGAGTCGCAGGCCATCCAGAAGGTCTTCGACGCCATCCACAAGGGCAATCCCACGCAGAAGCTGCTGGCCTACCAGTACCTGCAGACGCTGCCGAAGATCGCCGAGGGCACCTCCAACAAGCTGTGGATCATCCCCAGTGAAGTCGGAGATGCCTTGAAGGGCATCGGCAACGTCCTGGGCAACGCCGTCCACGACGGCCACGACGACGGCGAGTCCGCCGACGAGGCCGGGGCCAAGCCCCTGATCTGA
- a CDS encoding NfeD family protein encodes MLDWINEFGWIFWLTVFLLLAVAEMLTLNLYFILMSVGALAALVAFLFGADLWLQIVIFCVVALATTVLIRPLALAHLKRGPADQLSNVDRLIGHRAVVLETVGTGGGLVKIGGDIWTARITGGAELPVGASVEVSAIDGATAIVSGPTTHKSSGTAATTA; translated from the coding sequence ATGCTTGACTGGATTAATGAGTTCGGTTGGATCTTCTGGCTGACGGTGTTCCTGCTGCTGGCCGTGGCCGAGATGCTCACGCTGAACCTGTACTTCATCTTGATGTCTGTCGGCGCACTGGCAGCCCTTGTCGCGTTCCTGTTCGGCGCCGACCTGTGGCTGCAGATCGTGATCTTCTGCGTGGTGGCACTCGCCACCACGGTGCTGATCCGGCCGCTAGCCTTGGCGCACCTCAAGCGCGGCCCGGCCGACCAGCTGTCCAACGTTGACCGGCTGATCGGTCACAGGGCCGTGGTCCTGGAGACCGTGGGCACCGGCGGCGGGCTCGTCAAGATCGGCGGCGACATTTGGACGGCCCGGATCACCGGCGGCGCGGAGCTGCCGGTTGGCGCTTCCGTGGAGGTCTCCGCCATTGACGGTGCTACTGCCATTGTCAGCGGGCCCACCACCCACAAGTCCAGCGGAACGGCCGCAACCACAGCTTGA